In Daphnia magna isolate NIES linkage group LG5, ASM2063170v1.1, whole genome shotgun sequence, a single genomic region encodes these proteins:
- the LOC123466273 gene encoding uncharacterized protein LOC123466273 isoform X2: MSSRSPSMSTMEIEESSDTSHEVRNTKSRHHRPASTHQQKSRQIGRNFAHPPPSPVGSMSYGVMPGGVYISGSPYSTSVIDHPATGSVPAYSMWGSDSSQLYRPGSGGKDVSEKKQVCSTLLITTAALVVMAVLAIAAVAAYLGVMTNHSDGDKYEIEFDCSLRISRGDNFRLSLADPASPQFRTKSDRYRRLIDNVYKASPLSESYRRCSVERFTNGSLIVHFRLFFDRRKIPVQIGETESSVRDVMVQEVMAVEPVAFKAVAVDIDSIKVERHIPPPAMLSQGPRSRLQIADVVEEEDDVDEDKENSLDNEPVPQIDFEDDVAENPSNTTEDESLFTTDADVDINSENSNHHSVERTTESSLPTEKLTTTAVRIVAVETRQTTASAVVVPTQDPQLTYDDTEWKPLFVNTRTNTGSSLARPSTTTTMTSLKPPVSVATHNHSPAHEDDPDIYKIGLENHALEPAVAYDIAEEKGHQLTTHLPSDVKQDRIIANIAQDESKDVAVDEDETPTAEVTSPATPTKFSFLQWFNSQLNNVKLAQNRQQLDNSTTDIAVSNGPTSPSRFFTIKPTAVSYTGIQPIMRPKPWEENSTDATRPDFQTLPIGPLSVAGFIVSTMNRSNTDVILPQSFQVQTSLTLANDREKLVESPRSQKSFPLPDTALVGKQSPDTTRNPRELNSERQEPVESLTDFFPPVRRPLPRPQVSKSGAMQRDNLSASLPIEGLFSTSKPQGSHAAESSKHRSNNNSPIYTFKLNQGQSVHDVLSQLLADLTVGESPAQVEIDGAAPSLTLVQQQEQLENNDMKNKASNKKVDDDRLKPWTHMPFRPPAILNALYHNTRNPNSSNSNSANVEVSTPTVVTSAAPSFQNEDTSVTTSTEIATNGLTSSTQQPVTSFPAELTTTVADCDDQFRCASGECVSLLARCNQMSDCRDGSDELNCTCSDFLRAQFLSRKICDGIVDCWDYSDENQCEWCRPGQYICPNSKVCIDRNLICNGIRDCPNGDDERHCIALAHHLDSTEEMSYSNSGYLMVRREGRWGKLCMQNFETAVEKLRQSFQVNDLGKAVCRELTFTGLERAERKLDSSRSNQDSSYFELVESGNEDNEYENIDEDGDVLVESPRTSMLDYTSSKCAKRQVVHVQCRDLECGVRPQLVSTRARIVGGANSTPGAWPWQAALYKEGDFQCGATLISSQWLVSAGHCFYHALDDHWVARLGALRRGSNLLSPHEQVRVISHIFIHPGYIDTGFVNDISILRMEEPVRFTDYIRPVCLPPPTADIRDGRLCTVVGWGQLYETGRVFPDTLQQVQLPLVSTEECRKRTLFLPLYRLTNNMFCAGFDRGGRDACLGDSGGPLMCEEPDGRWTLQGVTSNGYGCARANRPGVYTKVARYVAWIDQVVNGTYRNTRRPTQCMNGHRCLLGQCLPKSHVCNGIVECSDGSDERNCTPAAL, translated from the exons ATGTCCAGTAGATCTCCGTCCATGTCTACGATGGAAATTGAAGAGAGCAGCGACACGAGTCACGAAGTTCGTAACACGAAATCACGCCACCATCGTCCAGCTTCAACTCACCAGCAAAAGAGTCGGCAAATCGGTCGCAATTTTGCGCATCCTCCACCC AGTCCGGTCGGTTCAATGTCTTACGGCGTTATGCCAGGCGGGGTCTACATCAGCGGATCGCCTTACTCAACATCGGTGATAGATCATCCAGCTACCGGAAGCGTGCCAGCCTATTCTATGTGGGGTAGCGATTCTTCGCAACTCTACCGGCCGGGTAGCGGTGGCAAAGATGTCAGCGAAAAGAAGCAAGTGTGCAGCACTTTGCTCATCACCACAGCCGCTTTGGTCGTGATGGCCGTACTTGCCATTGCCGCCGTTGCTGCTTATCTTGGAG TTATGACTAACCACTCGGACGGAGATAAAT atgaaattgaatttgattGTTCCCTGCGAATCAGTCGAGGTGATAACTTCCGTCTCAGTCTCGCCGATCCTGCTAGTCCACAATTCCGCACGAAATCCGATCGCTACCGACGTCTG ATTGACAATGTGTACAAGGCTAGTCCGTTATCCGAATCTTACCGGCGGTGCTCCGTGGAGCGTTTCACCAACGGCAGTCTGATTGTTCACTTCCGACTGTTCTTCGATCGTCGTAAGATCCCAGT TCAAATCGGTGAAACGGAATCATCCGTCAGGGACGTCATGGTTCAAGAGGTGATGGCCGTCGAGCCAGTTGCTTTTAAGGCCGTTGCGGTCGACATCGACAGCATCAAAGTTGAAA GACATATCCCACCACCAGCCATGCTAAGCCAGGGTCCAAGATCACGTTTGCAGATCGCCGACGTAGTTGAAGAGGAGGACGATGTCGACGAAGACAAAGAGAACTCGCTGGACAACGAACCTGTTCCACAAATCGATTTTGAAGATGACGTCGCGGAAAACCCATCGAATACCACCGAAGATGAAAGTTTATTCACCACCGACGCCGACGTCGATATCAACAGTGAGAATAGCAATCATCACAGCGTGGAGCGCACCACAGAATCATCCCTTCCGACGGAAAAATTAACAACCACGGCAGTCAGAATTGTTGCTGTCGAGACCAGGCAAACAACCGCGAGCGCCGTCGTCGTTCCAACACAAGATCCCCAGTTGACTTACGACGACACTGAATGGAAACCGCTGTTTGTAAACACTCGAACAAACACCGGCAGTTCATTGGCGAGGCCTTCGACAACGACCACGATGACTTCGCTCAAGCCGCCAGTTTCCGTGGCCACGCATAATCATTCGCCAGCTCATGAAGATGACCCCGACATCTATAAAATCGGCCTCGAGAATCACGCGCTTGAGCCGGCCGTGGCTTACGACATCGCCGAAGAAAAAGGTCACCAACTGACGACGCATTTACCATCGGACGTCAAACAAGACCGAATTATTGCAAACATCGCGCAGGATGAGAGTAAGGACGTGGCTGTGGACGAGGATGAAACACCAACGGCTGAAGTTACTTCTCCAGCAACCCCAACGAAATTCTCTTTCCTCCAATGGTTCAATTCACAATTGAATAACGTGAAATTAGCTCAGAATCGACAGCAGTTAGATAATTCTACTACGGATATTGCTGTGTCTAATGGCCCTACTTCTCCTTCCCGTTTCTTTACGATTAAACCGACCGCCGTGTCCTACACGGGCATCCAGCCCATTATGCGACCTAAACCGTGGGAAGAAAATTCAACTGACGCGACCCGACCGGATTTTCAAACCCTTCCGATTGGGCCCCTATCCGTGGCTGGATTCATCGTATCGACTATGAATAGAAGCAACACCGACGTTATCCTCCCGCAATCTTTCCAAGTACAAACATCGTTGACCCTGGCTAATGATCGTGAAAAACTGGTGGAAAGTCCGCGCTCTCAAAAATCGTTCCCTCTGCCTGACACTGCCCTCGTTGGCAAACAGTCGCCAGACACGACGCGCAATCCGAGAGAATTGAATTCTGAACGACAAGAGCCAGTAGAGTCGTTAACAGATTTCTTCCCGCCCGTTAGACGACCCCTTCCGCGACCGCAGGTGAGCAAAAGCGGCGCGATGCAACGGGACAATTTATCTGCCAGCCTACCGATCGAAGGTTTGTTTAGCACCTCGAAACCTCAAGGCAGCCATGCGGCGGAGAGCAGCAAACATCGCAGCAACAACAACTCTCCCATCTACACGTTTAAATTGAATCAAGGCCAAAGCGTCCACGACGTCCTGTCGCAATTGTTGGCGGACTTAACCGTTGGCGAATCACCGGCCCAAGTGGAAATAGATGGAGCCGCCCCGTCGCTAACGCTGGTCCAGCAACAAGAGCAACTGGAAAATAATGACATGAAGAATAAGGCCAGCAATAAGAAAGTCGATGACGACCGGTTGAAACCTTGGACGCATATGCCTTTCCGACCGCCCGCTATTTTGAACGCCCTTTATCATAATACACGCAATCCCAACTCGAGTAACAGCAATAGTGCCAATGTCGAGGTCAGCACGCCGACCGTTGTCACGTCAGCCGCGCCTTCTTTTCAGAATGAGGACACCAGCGTCACGACGTCCACTGAGATCGCTACCAACGGACTCACATCCAGCACTCAACAGCCTGTCACCAGCTTTCCCGCGGAATTGACGACAACAGTAGCAG ATTGTGACGATCAATTTCGATGTGCGAGCGGTGAATGCGTGTCGCTGTTGGCGCGCTGCAATCAGATGAGCGACTGCCGTGATGGATCGGACGAATTAAATTGCACCTGTTCCGACTTCCTGCGCGCTCAGTTCTTGTCCCGCAAAATCTGCGATGGCATCGTCGACTGTTGGGATTATTCCGACGAAAACCAGTGTG AGTGGTGCCGACCGGGACAATACATTTGTCCGAACAGCAAGGTGTGCATCGACCGCAACCTGATTTGCAATGGCATCCGCG ATTGCCCTAACGGTGACGACGAACGCCATTGCATCGCTTTAGCTCACCATCTTGACTCTACTGAAGAAATGAGTTATTCCAATTCCG GTTATCTGATGGTTCGACGAGAAGGCCGATGGGGGAAACTTTGCATGCAGAACTTCGAGACTGCCGTTGAAAAATTACGCCAATCTTTCCAAGTAAACGACCTCGGAAAAGCTGTTTGCAGAGAACTAACATTCAC CGGATTGGAAAGAGCTGAGAGAAAATTGGATTCTTCGCGGTCGAATCAAGACTCTTCGTACTTCGAGCTGGTTGAATCGGGGAACGAGGATAACGAGTATGAGAACATTGACGAAGATGGCGATGTGCTGGTCGAAAGTCCACGAACTTCCATGCTCGATTACACCTCCAGCAAATGCGCCAAGCGTCAAGTTGTTCACGTCCAGTGTCGCGATCTCGAGTGCGGCGTCCGGCCGCAGTTGGTATCGACGCGAGCAAG GATCGTGGGTGGAGCGAATTCAACACCGGGTGCATGGCCCTGGCAAGCGGCTCTTTATAAGGAAGGAGACTTCCAGTGTGGCGCCACCTTAATTTCGTCACAGTGGCTTGTCTCTGCCGGCCATTGCTTCTACCA TGCCTTAGATGACCACTGGGTAGCCCGGCTAGGAGCACTCCGCCGCGGATCGAATCTGTTGTCACCGCACGAGCAGGTGCGAGTCATATCGCACATCTTCATCCATCCGGGTTACATAGACACTGGGTTCGTCAACGACATTTCAATTCTCCGCATGGAAGAGCCTGTTCGCTTCACCGACTATATCCGGCCGGTGTGTCTTCCTCCACCCACGGCCGACATTCGCGACGGAAGGCTTTGCACCGTCGTCGGATGGGGACAACTATATGAAACAGGGCGCGTTTTCC CCGACACCCTACAGCAGGTGCAATTGCCTCTAGTCTCGACGGAAGAGTGTAGGAAGAGAACTCTTTTCCTTCCTCTCTATCGGCTCACCAACAACATGTTCTGCGCCGGATTTGATAGAGGCGGACGTGACGCTTGTTTAGGCGATTCCGGAGGCCCACTCATGTGTGAG GAACCTGATGGCAGATGGACGCTACAAGGCGTGACGAGCAACGGTTATGGTTGCGCTAGAGCAAATAGGCCCGGTGTTTATACCAAAGTGGCGCGATACGTCGCCTGGATAGATCAGGTGGTAAACGGCACTTATCGAAATACCAGACGGCCAACGCAATGCATGAATGGCCATCGATGTCTGTTAGGCCAGTGCCT GCCTAAGAGTCACGTTTGCAATGGAATCGTCGAGTGTAGCGATGGCAGCGATGAAAGGAACTGCACACCGGCGGCGCTGTAA
- the LOC123466273 gene encoding uncharacterized protein LOC123466273 isoform X1 encodes MSSRSPSMSTMEIEESSDTSHEVRNTKSRHHRPASTHQQKSRQIGRNFAHPPPSPVGSMSYGVMPGGVYISGSPYSTSVIDHPATGSVPAYSMWGSDSSQLYRPGSGGKDVSEKKQVCSTLLITTAALVVMAVLAIAAVAAYLGVMTNHSDGDKYEIEFDCSLRISRGDNFRLSLADPASPQFRTKSDRYRRLIDNVYKASPLSESYRRCSVERFTNGSLIVHFRLFFDRRKIPVQIGETESSVRDVMVQEVMAVEPVAFKAVAVDIDSIKVERHIPPPAMLSQGPRSRLQIADVVEEEDDVDEDKENSLDNEPVPQIDFEDDVAENPSNTTEDESLFTTDADVDINSENSNHHSVERTTESSLPTEKLTTTAVRIVAVETRQTTASAVVVPTQDPQLTYDDTEWKPLFVNTRTNTGSSLARPSTTTTMTSLKPPVSVATHNHSPAHEDDPDIYKIGLENHALEPAVAYDIAEEKGHQLTTHLPSDVKQDRIIANIAQDESKDVAVDEDETPTAEVTSPATPTKFSFLQWFNSQLNNVKLAQNRQQLDNSTTDIAVSNGPTSPSRFFTIKPTAVSYTGIQPIMRPKPWEENSTDATRPDFQTLPIGPLSVAGFIVSTMNRSNTDVILPQSFQVQTSLTLANDREKLVESPRSQKSFPLPDTALVGKQSPDTTRNPRELNSERQEPVESLTDFFPPVRRPLPRPQVSKSGAMQRDNLSASLPIEGLFSTSKPQGSHAAESSKHRSNNNSPIYTFKLNQGQSVHDVLSQLLADLTVGESPAQVEIDGAAPSLTLVQQQEQLENNDMKNKASNKKVDDDRLKPWTHMPFRPPAILNALYHNTRNPNSSNSNSANVEVSTPTVVTSAAPSFQNEDTSVTTSTEIATNGLTSSTQQPVTSFPAELTTTVADCDDQFRCASGECVSLLARCNQMSDCRDGSDELNCTCSDFLRAQFLSRKICDGIVDCWDYSDENQCEWCRPGQYICPNSKVCIDRNLICNGIRDCPNGDDERHCIALAHHLDSTEEMSYSNSGYLMVRREGRWGKLCMQNFETAVEKLRQSFQVNDLGKAVCRELTFTGLERAERKLDSSRSNQDSSYFELVESGNEDNEYENIDEDGDVLVESPRTSMLDYTSSKCAKRQVVHVQCRDLECGVRPQLVSTRARRIVGGANSTPGAWPWQAALYKEGDFQCGATLISSQWLVSAGHCFYHALDDHWVARLGALRRGSNLLSPHEQVRVISHIFIHPGYIDTGFVNDISILRMEEPVRFTDYIRPVCLPPPTADIRDGRLCTVVGWGQLYETGRVFPDTLQQVQLPLVSTEECRKRTLFLPLYRLTNNMFCAGFDRGGRDACLGDSGGPLMCEEPDGRWTLQGVTSNGYGCARANRPGVYTKVARYVAWIDQVVNGTYRNTRRPTQCMNGHRCLLGQCLPKSHVCNGIVECSDGSDERNCTPAAL; translated from the exons ATGTCCAGTAGATCTCCGTCCATGTCTACGATGGAAATTGAAGAGAGCAGCGACACGAGTCACGAAGTTCGTAACACGAAATCACGCCACCATCGTCCAGCTTCAACTCACCAGCAAAAGAGTCGGCAAATCGGTCGCAATTTTGCGCATCCTCCACCC AGTCCGGTCGGTTCAATGTCTTACGGCGTTATGCCAGGCGGGGTCTACATCAGCGGATCGCCTTACTCAACATCGGTGATAGATCATCCAGCTACCGGAAGCGTGCCAGCCTATTCTATGTGGGGTAGCGATTCTTCGCAACTCTACCGGCCGGGTAGCGGTGGCAAAGATGTCAGCGAAAAGAAGCAAGTGTGCAGCACTTTGCTCATCACCACAGCCGCTTTGGTCGTGATGGCCGTACTTGCCATTGCCGCCGTTGCTGCTTATCTTGGAG TTATGACTAACCACTCGGACGGAGATAAAT atgaaattgaatttgattGTTCCCTGCGAATCAGTCGAGGTGATAACTTCCGTCTCAGTCTCGCCGATCCTGCTAGTCCACAATTCCGCACGAAATCCGATCGCTACCGACGTCTG ATTGACAATGTGTACAAGGCTAGTCCGTTATCCGAATCTTACCGGCGGTGCTCCGTGGAGCGTTTCACCAACGGCAGTCTGATTGTTCACTTCCGACTGTTCTTCGATCGTCGTAAGATCCCAGT TCAAATCGGTGAAACGGAATCATCCGTCAGGGACGTCATGGTTCAAGAGGTGATGGCCGTCGAGCCAGTTGCTTTTAAGGCCGTTGCGGTCGACATCGACAGCATCAAAGTTGAAA GACATATCCCACCACCAGCCATGCTAAGCCAGGGTCCAAGATCACGTTTGCAGATCGCCGACGTAGTTGAAGAGGAGGACGATGTCGACGAAGACAAAGAGAACTCGCTGGACAACGAACCTGTTCCACAAATCGATTTTGAAGATGACGTCGCGGAAAACCCATCGAATACCACCGAAGATGAAAGTTTATTCACCACCGACGCCGACGTCGATATCAACAGTGAGAATAGCAATCATCACAGCGTGGAGCGCACCACAGAATCATCCCTTCCGACGGAAAAATTAACAACCACGGCAGTCAGAATTGTTGCTGTCGAGACCAGGCAAACAACCGCGAGCGCCGTCGTCGTTCCAACACAAGATCCCCAGTTGACTTACGACGACACTGAATGGAAACCGCTGTTTGTAAACACTCGAACAAACACCGGCAGTTCATTGGCGAGGCCTTCGACAACGACCACGATGACTTCGCTCAAGCCGCCAGTTTCCGTGGCCACGCATAATCATTCGCCAGCTCATGAAGATGACCCCGACATCTATAAAATCGGCCTCGAGAATCACGCGCTTGAGCCGGCCGTGGCTTACGACATCGCCGAAGAAAAAGGTCACCAACTGACGACGCATTTACCATCGGACGTCAAACAAGACCGAATTATTGCAAACATCGCGCAGGATGAGAGTAAGGACGTGGCTGTGGACGAGGATGAAACACCAACGGCTGAAGTTACTTCTCCAGCAACCCCAACGAAATTCTCTTTCCTCCAATGGTTCAATTCACAATTGAATAACGTGAAATTAGCTCAGAATCGACAGCAGTTAGATAATTCTACTACGGATATTGCTGTGTCTAATGGCCCTACTTCTCCTTCCCGTTTCTTTACGATTAAACCGACCGCCGTGTCCTACACGGGCATCCAGCCCATTATGCGACCTAAACCGTGGGAAGAAAATTCAACTGACGCGACCCGACCGGATTTTCAAACCCTTCCGATTGGGCCCCTATCCGTGGCTGGATTCATCGTATCGACTATGAATAGAAGCAACACCGACGTTATCCTCCCGCAATCTTTCCAAGTACAAACATCGTTGACCCTGGCTAATGATCGTGAAAAACTGGTGGAAAGTCCGCGCTCTCAAAAATCGTTCCCTCTGCCTGACACTGCCCTCGTTGGCAAACAGTCGCCAGACACGACGCGCAATCCGAGAGAATTGAATTCTGAACGACAAGAGCCAGTAGAGTCGTTAACAGATTTCTTCCCGCCCGTTAGACGACCCCTTCCGCGACCGCAGGTGAGCAAAAGCGGCGCGATGCAACGGGACAATTTATCTGCCAGCCTACCGATCGAAGGTTTGTTTAGCACCTCGAAACCTCAAGGCAGCCATGCGGCGGAGAGCAGCAAACATCGCAGCAACAACAACTCTCCCATCTACACGTTTAAATTGAATCAAGGCCAAAGCGTCCACGACGTCCTGTCGCAATTGTTGGCGGACTTAACCGTTGGCGAATCACCGGCCCAAGTGGAAATAGATGGAGCCGCCCCGTCGCTAACGCTGGTCCAGCAACAAGAGCAACTGGAAAATAATGACATGAAGAATAAGGCCAGCAATAAGAAAGTCGATGACGACCGGTTGAAACCTTGGACGCATATGCCTTTCCGACCGCCCGCTATTTTGAACGCCCTTTATCATAATACACGCAATCCCAACTCGAGTAACAGCAATAGTGCCAATGTCGAGGTCAGCACGCCGACCGTTGTCACGTCAGCCGCGCCTTCTTTTCAGAATGAGGACACCAGCGTCACGACGTCCACTGAGATCGCTACCAACGGACTCACATCCAGCACTCAACAGCCTGTCACCAGCTTTCCCGCGGAATTGACGACAACAGTAGCAG ATTGTGACGATCAATTTCGATGTGCGAGCGGTGAATGCGTGTCGCTGTTGGCGCGCTGCAATCAGATGAGCGACTGCCGTGATGGATCGGACGAATTAAATTGCACCTGTTCCGACTTCCTGCGCGCTCAGTTCTTGTCCCGCAAAATCTGCGATGGCATCGTCGACTGTTGGGATTATTCCGACGAAAACCAGTGTG AGTGGTGCCGACCGGGACAATACATTTGTCCGAACAGCAAGGTGTGCATCGACCGCAACCTGATTTGCAATGGCATCCGCG ATTGCCCTAACGGTGACGACGAACGCCATTGCATCGCTTTAGCTCACCATCTTGACTCTACTGAAGAAATGAGTTATTCCAATTCCG GTTATCTGATGGTTCGACGAGAAGGCCGATGGGGGAAACTTTGCATGCAGAACTTCGAGACTGCCGTTGAAAAATTACGCCAATCTTTCCAAGTAAACGACCTCGGAAAAGCTGTTTGCAGAGAACTAACATTCAC CGGATTGGAAAGAGCTGAGAGAAAATTGGATTCTTCGCGGTCGAATCAAGACTCTTCGTACTTCGAGCTGGTTGAATCGGGGAACGAGGATAACGAGTATGAGAACATTGACGAAGATGGCGATGTGCTGGTCGAAAGTCCACGAACTTCCATGCTCGATTACACCTCCAGCAAATGCGCCAAGCGTCAAGTTGTTCACGTCCAGTGTCGCGATCTCGAGTGCGGCGTCCGGCCGCAGTTGGTATCGACGCGAGCAAG AAGGATCGTGGGTGGAGCGAATTCAACACCGGGTGCATGGCCCTGGCAAGCGGCTCTTTATAAGGAAGGAGACTTCCAGTGTGGCGCCACCTTAATTTCGTCACAGTGGCTTGTCTCTGCCGGCCATTGCTTCTACCA TGCCTTAGATGACCACTGGGTAGCCCGGCTAGGAGCACTCCGCCGCGGATCGAATCTGTTGTCACCGCACGAGCAGGTGCGAGTCATATCGCACATCTTCATCCATCCGGGTTACATAGACACTGGGTTCGTCAACGACATTTCAATTCTCCGCATGGAAGAGCCTGTTCGCTTCACCGACTATATCCGGCCGGTGTGTCTTCCTCCACCCACGGCCGACATTCGCGACGGAAGGCTTTGCACCGTCGTCGGATGGGGACAACTATATGAAACAGGGCGCGTTTTCC CCGACACCCTACAGCAGGTGCAATTGCCTCTAGTCTCGACGGAAGAGTGTAGGAAGAGAACTCTTTTCCTTCCTCTCTATCGGCTCACCAACAACATGTTCTGCGCCGGATTTGATAGAGGCGGACGTGACGCTTGTTTAGGCGATTCCGGAGGCCCACTCATGTGTGAG GAACCTGATGGCAGATGGACGCTACAAGGCGTGACGAGCAACGGTTATGGTTGCGCTAGAGCAAATAGGCCCGGTGTTTATACCAAAGTGGCGCGATACGTCGCCTGGATAGATCAGGTGGTAAACGGCACTTATCGAAATACCAGACGGCCAACGCAATGCATGAATGGCCATCGATGTCTGTTAGGCCAGTGCCT GCCTAAGAGTCACGTTTGCAATGGAATCGTCGAGTGTAGCGATGGCAGCGATGAAAGGAACTGCACACCGGCGGCGCTGTAA
- the LOC116920063 gene encoding three-prime repair exonuclease 1, whose protein sequence is MTLFEINMSCNLPAVKTCNSLVFFDLETTGLPAFHSPKITELSFCAVERNQFLHGQPKQVPRVTNRLNLCIYPSRLVDPEATNKTKLDNYNLEHQSKFDEDVFSVIFSFLNRLKKPICLIAHNGFRFDFPILRSEIAKLEKELPEEIFCADSLLIFRKLQRPSANSEFVIEDITISTVEFPLVPTPVNPFQLINEKTPEKKKPNKLNLTRNTEVKCRKRLTFRLEDVYERVYGQKPATSHVAEADVIALLLSAIATPTEFLNAVDCDSVPFTSIKKCW, encoded by the exons ATGACATTATTTGAAATCAATATGTCTTGCAACTTGCCAGCTGTGAAAACTTGTAACAGTCTTGTATTTTTTGACCTGGAAACGACGGGACTTCCTGCTTTTCATTCACCAAAAATAACAGAACTGTCATTCTGTGCTGTTGaaagaaatcaatttcttcatGGCCAACCCAAACAAGTACCACGTGTGACCAACCGCTTGAATCTTTGCATTTACCCCTCAAGACTTGTTGATCCAGAGGCtactaacaaaacaaaacttgacAACTATAACTTGGAACACCAAAGTAAATTTGATGAAGATGTCTTTAGTGTTATCTTCAGTTTCTTGAACAGGTTGAAGAAACCCATCTGCCTGATTGCTCATAATGGATTTCGTTTTGATTTTCCTATTCTGAGATCAGAAATagcaaaattagaaaag GAGTTACCAGAGGAAATTTTTTGTGCAGATTCCCTTCTCATATTTCGTAAGTTGCAGCGTCCTTCGGCAAATTCCGAATTCGTCATAGAAGATATTACAATATCCACCGTGGAGTTCCCGCTTGTGCCAACCCCTGTTAACCCTTTTCAACTTATCAATGAAAAAACgcctgaaaaaaagaaacctaaCAAGCTAAATCTGACGAGAAATACTGAAGTAAAGTGCAGAAAACGCTTAACTTTCCGATTGGAGGACGTGTATGAAAGAGTTTACGGCCAAAAGCCAGCAACATCGCATGTTGCTGAAGCCGACGTTATTGCTCTTCTTCTGTCGGCTATAGCAACTCCTACCGAATTTTTGAACGCCGTTGATTGTGACTCGGTTCCGTTCACGAGCATTAAGAAGTGTTGGTAA
- the LOC123472580 gene encoding LOW QUALITY PROTEIN: lysosomal-associated transmembrane protein 4A-like (The sequence of the model RefSeq protein was modified relative to this genomic sequence to represent the inferred CDS: inserted 1 base in 1 codon): MRFKFGNFGRLRHGGSPYEDKRWRCCLCCHVRTGTIFLGVWHLALHMLSLAAIAVLVLHPQTINQRSVLRNGNGMSFAEGEIDQDLLAVLPTPLSAENHEEPQALPLSETITGPVQPAKSNTDASSKLLYGSFVYKDWFGEHPPPDRHVTYQDLNISIGVNFCTLGITLLMIYGAVRGKSIYIMPXFCLQAFEFFVTSLSVIGYLSYVPDIRQVLIKSPNIPLRNELLAMDPQCLSLLILAGILLMLMAKAYFISIVWSCYKFLTMRAEAALERDACISGIVDGQNLLEIPSSICSPGSDLPDYATAMTDPRFAKKPIYPVPPPPYAAVADVTSDSETSESEAANAAVSPETPKP; this comes from the exons ATGCGTTTCAAGTTTGGTAATTTCGGGCGTTTGAGGCACGGTGGTAGTCCTTACGAAGACAAGCGTTGGCGTTGTTGTCTTTGTTGTCATGTTAGGACAGGTACCATCTTTTTAGGAGTATGGCACCTG GCTTTGCATATGCTGTCACTGGCTGCTATTGCAGTTTTGGTCTTGCACCCACAAACCATTAACCAAAGATCTGTTCTACGAAATGGAAATGGAATGTCTTTTGCTGAAGGTGAAATTGATCAAGATTTGCTGGCTGTCCTGCCAACACCACTGAGTGCGGAAAATCATGAAGAACCACAAGCTTTACCATTATCAGAAACTATAACAGGACCAGTTCAACCAGCAAAGTCAAACACTGATGCTTCATCTAAACTTCTGTATGGATCTTTTGTTTATAAAGATTGGTTTGGTGAACACCCACCACCAGATCGGCATGTGACTTACC aggATTTAAATATTAGCATTGGAGTTAATTTTTGCACATTGGGCATCACCCTACTGATGATTTATGGAGCAGTTCGAGGCAAATCAAT TTACATTATGC TTTTTTGTCTCCAAgcctttgaattttttgttacaAG CCTGTCTGTCATTGGCTACTTGTCTTATGTACCTGACATTAGACAAGTTTTGATTAAAAGCCCAAACATTCCTTTGAGGAACGAACTTCTCGCTATGGATCCACAG TGTCTCTCCCTCTTAATTTTGGCGGGAATTTTGCTAATGCTAATGGCAAAAGCCTATTTCATTAGCATTGTTTGGAGTTGCTATAAGTTCCTTACTATGAGAGCTGaag cCGCCCTTGAACGGGACGCTTGCATTTCAGGTATTGTGGATGGGCAAAATCTACTTGAAATACCGTCCTCCATTTGCTCCCCTGGCTCAGACCTGCCGGACTACGCTACAGCTATGACGGATCCCCGTTTCGCCAAAAAACCCATCTATCCAGTTCCTCCTCCGCCCTATGCTGCTGTCGCTGATGTTACATCGGATTCTGAAACATCTGAATCTGAGGCTGCTAACGCCGCTGTTTCACCGGAAACACCAAAACCTTGA